From one Paenibacillus terrae HPL-003 genomic stretch:
- the thiD gene encoding bifunctional hydroxymethylpyrimidine kinase/phosphomethylpyrimidine kinase, with translation MTIPKTLTIAGSDTSGGAGIQADLKTFQELGVYGMTVLTTVVAMGPKTWDHLVYPVALDVVEAQLRTVLEGIGFDAMKTGMLGSVDIIELVASHLRKHDLKRVVIDPVMVCKGTDEVLQPENTEAMLEFLIPGADLVTPNLFEASQLAKNGPITTLEQMQEAAAIIHERGAKHVLIKDRGKIRAGKAMDLLYDGITFDWFEADVVKTSFTHGAGCTTSAAVTAGLAQGLTVREAVDQAKKFITQAIEGSFKLNEFVGPTLHAAHRLQNQ, from the coding sequence ATGACGATTCCCAAAACATTAACGATAGCCGGCTCCGACACCAGCGGCGGCGCGGGTATTCAGGCAGACCTGAAAACCTTTCAGGAGCTTGGCGTATATGGAATGACTGTATTGACAACGGTAGTTGCGATGGGACCTAAAACCTGGGACCATCTTGTATATCCTGTTGCGCTGGATGTGGTAGAAGCACAACTGCGTACGGTATTGGAAGGTATTGGATTTGACGCGATGAAAACGGGGATGCTCGGTTCTGTTGATATTATCGAACTGGTTGCCAGCCATCTGCGCAAGCATGATCTTAAACGGGTAGTTATTGATCCGGTGATGGTCTGCAAGGGCACGGATGAAGTGCTTCAGCCGGAAAATACAGAAGCGATGCTGGAATTTCTGATCCCGGGTGCTGATCTGGTAACACCGAATTTATTCGAGGCTTCGCAATTGGCGAAGAACGGACCGATTACGACGCTGGAACAGATGCAGGAAGCGGCTGCGATTATCCATGAGCGCGGAGCTAAGCACGTGCTGATCAAGGACCGTGGTAAAATCCGCGCAGGTAAAGCAATGGATCTGCTTTATGATGGAATCACCTTCGACTGGTTCGAGGCGGATGTTGTGAAAACAAGTTTCACCCATGGTGCAGGCTGCACAACTTCGGCAGCAGTAACGGCTGGCTTGGCCCAAGGGCTGACCGTACGTGAAGCGGTGGATCAGGCCAAAAAATTCATTACACAGGCG
- a CDS encoding bifunctional 2',3'-cyclic-nucleotide 2'-phosphodiesterase/3'-nucleotidase, which produces MDISDIKEVRQQTLCPVRVKFRIMVTTDLHVSLWNYDYYTDRETLQYGLAQTASLIQAARSEVPNHLLLDNGDVIQGNPMGDYAVQLLQQDSDAVHPAYKAMNLLGYEAGNIGNHGFNYGLEYLQTCIQGATFPYINANIYMQVETDTFTDSHTVVEKERNYFTPYLILDKTVEDEAGGKHLLKVGIIGFVPPQIMQWDKAWLEGKIIVKDMLETARRFIPQMKAEGADLIIAMPHAGFEDIPETPYMENAVLHLSNVEGIDAILFGHAHKVFPGPSFVGKTGVDVERGTIHDIPAVEPGFWGDHLGVIDLDLTLMDGAWQVAASSAEVRPVYDPVRKQALVQPDTAIQQAVAEEHAGTLDYIRAPVGRTTVAVNSFFVQVMDDASVQLVNDAQIWYVKQQMQGSEYEGLPVLSAAAPFKTGGRYGPSYYTDIPAGTLAIKHIADLYNFPNTLHVVRLTGAEIREWLEWSAGQFRQIDPYAEQEQELIDSDFPSFNFDIIDGIRYQIDVTQPARYDAAGILKEPDAHRIIHMSLDGAPTDMQRSYLIATNNYRAFSSTLVNPGGERIVLASSDENRHVLTEYVRHMKTLTPKADGHWSLAPWPGRPHVTFLTSPQATDAAQAYSELLYEGLTAEGYAKFALDFGRS; this is translated from the coding sequence TTGGATATTTCAGATATCAAAGAGGTACGACAGCAGACGCTATGTCCTGTGAGGGTGAAATTTCGCATTATGGTTACGACCGATCTTCATGTCAGCTTGTGGAATTACGATTATTATACGGATCGGGAAACGTTACAGTACGGTCTTGCGCAAACAGCCAGTCTAATCCAGGCGGCTCGGTCCGAGGTACCTAACCACCTGCTGCTGGATAACGGGGATGTTATTCAAGGCAATCCGATGGGGGATTATGCTGTACAGCTTCTCCAACAGGACTCGGACGCCGTGCATCCTGCTTACAAAGCGATGAATCTGCTTGGGTACGAAGCGGGCAATATTGGAAATCACGGATTTAACTATGGATTGGAATATTTACAGACTTGCATTCAGGGAGCGACATTTCCATATATCAATGCCAACATCTATATGCAGGTGGAGACAGATACTTTTACAGATAGCCATACAGTTGTGGAAAAAGAACGAAATTACTTTACACCTTATCTGATACTGGATAAGACGGTGGAGGATGAAGCAGGCGGCAAGCATTTGTTGAAGGTGGGGATTATCGGGTTTGTGCCTCCGCAAATTATGCAGTGGGACAAGGCGTGGCTGGAAGGAAAAATCATCGTCAAGGATATGCTGGAGACAGCAAGACGGTTTATTCCGCAAATGAAGGCAGAGGGAGCCGATTTGATTATTGCCATGCCTCACGCGGGCTTCGAAGATATTCCTGAAACGCCATATATGGAAAATGCGGTGCTGCATCTGAGCAATGTAGAAGGGATCGACGCTATTTTGTTTGGTCATGCGCATAAAGTATTCCCCGGCCCTTCGTTTGTTGGTAAAACGGGTGTTGACGTAGAACGAGGCACCATCCATGATATTCCAGCGGTAGAGCCGGGCTTTTGGGGAGATCATCTGGGTGTCATAGATCTGGACCTGACCCTTATGGACGGAGCGTGGCAAGTGGCTGCCTCTTCTGCAGAGGTACGTCCGGTGTATGATCCAGTACGCAAGCAAGCGCTGGTGCAGCCGGATACTGCCATTCAGCAGGCGGTTGCGGAAGAGCATGCCGGGACACTGGACTATATTCGCGCACCTGTTGGCCGGACGACGGTGGCAGTAAACAGCTTTTTTGTCCAGGTGATGGACGATGCTTCCGTTCAACTCGTGAACGACGCGCAAATTTGGTATGTGAAGCAGCAGATGCAGGGGAGTGAGTACGAAGGTCTGCCCGTTTTGTCGGCAGCGGCTCCCTTTAAAACAGGTGGCAGATACGGCCCCTCGTATTATACTGATATTCCGGCGGGAACTTTGGCGATCAAGCATATCGCCGATCTGTACAATTTTCCAAATACGCTGCATGTCGTCCGACTGACCGGGGCGGAAATTCGGGAATGGCTCGAATGGTCTGCTGGACAATTCCGACAAATTGATCCTTATGCAGAACAGGAGCAAGAGCTGATTGATTCGGATTTTCCGAGCTTTAACTTCGATATTATTGACGGGATCAGGTATCAGATTGATGTGACGCAGCCCGCCAGATATGATGCTGCTGGAATATTGAAGGAACCGGATGCGCACAGAATCATTCATATGTCCTTGGACGGAGCGCCGACGGATATGCAGCGAAGCTATTTGATTGCCACGAACAATTATCGTGCGTTTTCCTCTACATTGGTCAATCCGGGTGGGGAACGAATCGTACTCGCTTCATCGGATGAAAATCGGCATGTGCTGACCGAATATGTGCGGCATATGAAGACGTTGACGCCCAAAGCAGACGGTCACTGGTCCCTCGCACCATGGCCGGGCCGCCCGCACGTGACGTTCCTGACCTCACCGCAAGCAACAGATGCCGCCCAAGCCTATTCGGAGTTGCTTTATGAAGGATTAACCGCAGAGGGATACGCCAAATTTGCTCTGGATTTCGGGCGATCCTGA
- a CDS encoding phosphate/phosphite/phosphonate ABC transporter substrate-binding protein, producing the protein MFKKALTLCMTFTLAAGLAACSSNASNNNSASTQGTDGTKSESTAYVPTELKVQFVPSQNADTLEAKAKPLEKLLGDKLGIPVKVTVSPDYNTIVEAMSSKQVDVGFLPPNAYVLAHDNRKAADLLLQAQRYGIEDGTGKDTTEKVNFYKAMIVVKKDSPIQSLADLKGKKVGWQNVTSSAGYVYPAAELKKAGVDPDTDVQGVTIKGHDAAILALLNGQVDAVAVFQDARNTVKKEIPDVFEKTRVIHYTAKIPNDTVSVRSDMDQAWRDKISQAFIDIAKDPEGGEIIKEIYTHVGYEKGDDKNFDSVREYAEAVGQAVK; encoded by the coding sequence TTGTTTAAAAAAGCACTGACCTTATGCATGACCTTCACACTGGCGGCAGGTCTGGCCGCTTGCAGCTCCAATGCAAGCAATAATAACAGCGCATCCACTCAAGGCACAGATGGCACGAAAAGCGAAAGCACAGCCTATGTTCCTACAGAGTTAAAAGTACAGTTCGTTCCTTCCCAAAATGCAGATACGCTCGAAGCCAAAGCCAAGCCGCTCGAAAAACTGCTGGGCGACAAGCTCGGAATCCCGGTAAAAGTAACCGTGTCTCCTGACTACAACACTATTGTGGAAGCCATGTCTTCCAAACAGGTAGATGTAGGTTTCCTTCCACCGAATGCCTATGTTCTGGCGCACGATAACCGTAAAGCAGCCGATTTGCTGCTGCAAGCCCAACGCTACGGCATTGAAGACGGCACAGGCAAGGATACAACTGAAAAAGTAAACTTTTACAAAGCGATGATCGTGGTGAAAAAAGATTCTCCGATTCAAAGCCTGGCTGATCTGAAGGGCAAAAAAGTCGGCTGGCAAAATGTAACTTCCTCCGCAGGCTATGTGTATCCTGCAGCAGAGCTGAAAAAAGCCGGCGTGGACCCGGACACAGATGTCCAGGGTGTAACGATCAAAGGCCATGATGCCGCTATTCTGGCGCTGCTGAACGGTCAGGTTGATGCTGTAGCTGTTTTCCAGGATGCACGCAATACAGTAAAGAAGGAAATTCCGGATGTATTTGAAAAAACACGTGTCATTCATTACACAGCTAAAATTCCGAATGATACGGTCAGCGTACGTTCCGATATGGATCAAGCATGGAGAGACAAAATCAGCCAAGCCTTCATAGATATCGCCAAAGACCCTGAGGGCGGCGAAATCATTAAAGAAATTTACACGCACGTAGGTTATGAAAAGGGCGATGATAAAAACTTCGATTCTGTACGTGAATATGCCGAAGCCGTCGGCCAAGCGGTTAAGTAA
- the phnC gene encoding phosphonate ABC transporter ATP-binding protein encodes MIEFRNVSKTYPNGTKGLNNINLTIKEGEMVVIVGLSGAGKSTLLRSINRLHDITSGDIVVGGRSVTSAGSSELRRIRRDIGMIFQSFNLVKRSTVLRNVLSGRVGYHSTLRTILGLFPKEDVELALTALERVNIREKAYSRADELSGGQQQRVSIARALAQEAKIILADEPVASLDPLTTRQVMDDLQRINREMQITTIVNLHFIDLAREYATRIIGLRAGEVVFDGTPEEATDDAFAEIYGRAIKHDELLGVGS; translated from the coding sequence ATGATCGAATTCCGCAATGTATCGAAAACATACCCGAACGGCACCAAAGGGTTGAATAATATTAACCTGACGATTAAAGAGGGTGAAATGGTCGTCATTGTTGGCTTGTCCGGTGCGGGCAAGTCTACCCTGCTGCGTTCTATTAATCGACTGCATGACATTACCTCCGGCGACATTGTCGTGGGCGGCAGGTCTGTCACGTCTGCCGGAAGCAGCGAGCTGCGCCGCATTCGCCGCGATATCGGCATGATCTTTCAAAGCTTCAATCTGGTTAAGCGGTCCACCGTGCTCCGCAATGTACTTTCCGGCCGCGTCGGCTATCATTCGACGCTCAGAACCATTCTCGGCCTCTTTCCGAAGGAGGATGTCGAGCTGGCACTAACCGCGCTGGAACGCGTGAACATTCGTGAAAAAGCCTATAGCCGGGCCGATGAGCTGTCCGGCGGGCAACAGCAGCGCGTATCCATCGCCCGCGCTCTGGCGCAGGAGGCCAAGATTATTCTGGCGGACGAGCCTGTCGCATCGCTTGATCCGCTGACCACCCGCCAGGTCATGGATGACCTCCAGCGGATCAATCGTGAAATGCAGATTACGACCATCGTCAATCTGCATTTCATTGATCTGGCGCGCGAATATGCGACGCGGATCATCGGCCTGCGCGCCGGGGAGGTCGTCTTTGACGGCACGCCGGAGGAAGCTACGGATGACGCCTTTGCGGAAATCTACGGCCGGGCCATCAAGCATGATGAGCTGCTGGGAGTGGGATCATGA
- the phnE gene encoding phosphonate ABC transporter, permease protein PhnE codes for MKPDSTAQPLSSTPPSPQAGPPQPQQSKPPAGPPLPGRYKRYATWMIFIVVLVACSIHTDATLYQLIVGLPEMGKLLGEMFPPDWSYLPTIWKPMLETIQIAIVGTTLGALLAIPVALLCAYNVMPRKLISLPMRTILNLVRTVPDLLFASIFVAVFGIGPFAGMLALLFFSFGIIAKLTFEAIEAIDPGPLEAMTAVGASRIQVIAFGVVPQALPYFVSYLLYTFEVNVRAASVLGLVGAGGIGLLLDRSLGLFRYDRASIIILLTLVIVLAIDYGSNMLRRKLL; via the coding sequence ATGAAGCCCGACTCCACTGCCCAGCCGCTCTCTTCGACGCCGCCGTCACCGCAAGCCGGACCGCCGCAGCCGCAGCAATCCAAGCCGCCCGCAGGGCCGCCCCTGCCGGGGCGTTACAAGCGTTACGCCACCTGGATGATCTTTATCGTGGTGCTGGTTGCCTGCTCCATTCATACGGATGCCACGCTTTATCAGTTGATCGTCGGCTTGCCGGAGATGGGCAAATTACTTGGCGAAATGTTCCCGCCGGACTGGAGCTACCTGCCCACCATTTGGAAGCCGATGCTGGAAACGATCCAGATTGCTATCGTGGGCACGACACTGGGGGCGCTGCTGGCTATTCCTGTCGCCCTGCTCTGCGCCTACAATGTCATGCCGCGCAAGCTGATCTCGCTGCCAATGCGCACGATCCTGAACCTCGTGCGGACCGTTCCCGATCTGCTGTTTGCCTCCATCTTTGTGGCGGTGTTCGGCATCGGACCGTTCGCAGGGATGCTCGCCCTGCTCTTCTTCTCCTTCGGCATCATAGCGAAGCTGACGTTCGAGGCCATTGAAGCCATTGATCCCGGACCGCTGGAAGCCATGACTGCCGTTGGGGCGAGCCGCATTCAGGTGATTGCCTTCGGTGTCGTACCACAGGCATTGCCCTATTTTGTGTCCTACTTGCTGTACACCTTTGAGGTCAATGTACGCGCGGCTTCTGTTCTGGGACTGGTCGGCGCGGGCGGTATCGGCCTGCTGCTCGACCGTTCGCTTGGCCTGTTCCGGTATGATCGGGCAAGCATCATTATTCTACTGACCCTTGTCATCGTCCTTGCGATTGATTACGGCAGTAACATGCTACGGAGGAAACTATTATGA